A window of Streptomyces gilvosporeus contains these coding sequences:
- a CDS encoding dicarboxylate/amino acid:cation symporter — protein MSSSPSAQAAPKGFRIPKVPFWVQILAGLAVGVLLGWVAKSNDLGWLTSTLQHIGDLFVQLLKLAVAPLVFFAILVSITNLRQVNNAARLATRTLLWFMATSLIAVAIGLAIGLLTHPGAGTGLTPKDGKLPDHAGSWIDFLTGIVPTDVITPFTQLNVLQIVFMAAVAGIAALQLGEKAEPVLKISRSALELLQKALWWVIRLAPIGTVGLIGNAIATYGWNLIGKYATFTVDVYIGCALVLFGVYPLLLSTVAKVNPLQFFRGAWPAIQLAFVSRSSVGTMPVTQQVTERLGVPREYASFAVPFGSTTKMDGCASIYPAIAAIFIAQIFDVHLSIADYVLIAFVSVIGSAATAGLTGATVMLTLTLSTLGLPLEGVGLLMAIDPILDMMRTATNVAGQSVCTLLVAAREGILDRDAYNGVKSISLEAAAADGSAEKASVPAAA, from the coding sequence TTGTCCTCATCCCCGTCTGCCCAGGCTGCCCCGAAGGGGTTCCGCATACCCAAGGTCCCGTTCTGGGTCCAGATCCTGGCCGGCCTCGCCGTCGGCGTGCTGCTCGGCTGGGTCGCCAAGAGCAATGACCTCGGCTGGCTCACCTCGACGCTCCAGCACATCGGCGACCTCTTCGTCCAGCTGCTGAAGCTGGCCGTCGCCCCCCTCGTCTTCTTCGCGATCCTGGTGTCGATCACCAACCTGCGGCAGGTCAACAACGCCGCCCGGCTCGCCACCCGCACCCTGCTGTGGTTCATGGCCACCTCCCTGATCGCCGTCGCGATCGGCCTGGCCATCGGCCTGCTCACGCACCCCGGCGCGGGCACCGGCCTGACCCCCAAGGACGGCAAGCTCCCCGACCACGCCGGCTCCTGGATCGACTTCCTGACCGGCATCGTCCCCACCGACGTCATCACGCCGTTCACCCAGCTGAACGTCCTCCAGATCGTCTTCATGGCCGCCGTCGCCGGTATCGCCGCCCTCCAGCTCGGCGAAAAGGCCGAGCCCGTACTGAAGATCAGCCGCTCGGCCCTCGAACTCCTCCAGAAGGCCCTGTGGTGGGTCATCCGCCTCGCCCCGATCGGCACCGTCGGCCTCATCGGCAACGCCATCGCCACCTACGGCTGGAACCTGATCGGCAAGTACGCGACCTTCACCGTCGACGTCTACATCGGCTGCGCCCTCGTCCTCTTCGGCGTCTACCCGCTGCTGCTCTCGACCGTCGCCAAGGTCAACCCGCTCCAGTTCTTCCGCGGCGCCTGGCCCGCCATCCAGCTGGCCTTCGTCTCCCGCTCCTCGGTCGGCACCATGCCGGTCACCCAGCAGGTCACCGAGCGCCTCGGCGTGCCGCGCGAGTACGCCTCCTTCGCGGTGCCGTTCGGCTCGACGACCAAGATGGACGGCTGCGCCTCGATCTACCCGGCCATCGCCGCGATCTTCATCGCCCAGATCTTCGACGTCCACCTCAGCATCGCCGACTACGTCCTGATCGCCTTCGTCTCGGTCATCGGCTCCGCCGCCACCGCGGGCCTGACGGGCGCAACAGTCATGCTGACGCTGACCCTCTCCACCCTGGGCCTGCCCCTGGAGGGCGTCGGACTGCTGATGGCCATCGACCCGATCCTGGACATGATGAGAACGGCCACGAACGTTGCTGGCCAATCAGTATGCACGTTGCTGGTGGCTGCGCGTGAGGGAATCCTCGATCGCGACGCGTACAACGGCGTGAAGAGCATCAGCCTGGAGGCGGCTGCTGCTGATGGCTCGGCGGAGAAGGCTTCCGTGCCGGCTGCTGCCTAA
- a CDS encoding DUF4229 domain-containing protein codes for MSSPKFATLRYTALRIGLFLASFAVVWVLAYFRIIPIAVAGSNFVWLLLLAIVISAPLSFVLLRKQRDAMSEQIVAKVDRQRERLAANRSSEDDL; via the coding sequence GTGAGTAGCCCCAAGTTCGCCACGCTCCGCTACACCGCCCTCCGGATCGGTCTCTTCCTCGCGTCCTTCGCCGTGGTGTGGGTGCTGGCCTACTTCCGGATCATCCCGATCGCCGTCGCCGGCTCCAACTTCGTCTGGCTGCTGCTGCTGGCCATCGTGATCTCCGCGCCGCTCAGCTTCGTGCTGCTGCGCAAGCAGCGGGATGCGATGTCCGAGCAGATCGTGGCCAAGGTCGACCGCCAGCGCGAGCGCCTCGCGGCCAACCGCAGCTCGGAAGACGACCTGTAG
- the mqnE gene encoding aminofutalosine synthase MqnE, whose amino-acid sequence MDAGLKRELEAKVHAGERLTREDGIALYESDDLAWLGGLAHEVRTRKNGDVVHFNVNRHLNMTNVCTASCAYCSFQRKPGEKDAYTMRIEEAVRLAKAMEGENLTELHIVNGLHPTLPWRYYPRSLKALKEALPSVSLKAFTATEIHHFETISGLTASEILDELIDAGLESLTGGGAEIFDWEVRQHIVDHRTHWEDWSRIHRLAHEKGLKTPSTMLYGHIEEPRHRVDHVLRLRELQDETGGFQVFIPLRYQHDFVDMQDGKVRNRLQARTTMASGAEALKTFAVSRLLFDNVPHIKCFWVMHGLQTTQLALQHGADDMDGSVVEYKITHDADNYGTPNKLTREDLLELIRDAGFRPIERNTRYEAIREYPGPDPDRREAPQPMRL is encoded by the coding sequence ATGGATGCGGGCCTCAAGCGCGAGCTGGAGGCGAAGGTCCACGCCGGAGAGCGGCTGACCCGCGAGGACGGTATCGCCCTCTACGAGTCCGACGACCTGGCATGGCTGGGCGGCCTCGCCCACGAGGTACGCACCCGCAAGAACGGCGACGTCGTCCACTTCAACGTCAACCGCCACCTCAACATGACCAATGTGTGCACCGCGTCGTGCGCCTACTGCTCCTTCCAGCGCAAGCCGGGCGAGAAGGACGCGTACACGATGCGCATCGAGGAGGCCGTCCGCCTGGCCAAGGCCATGGAGGGCGAGAACCTCACCGAACTGCACATCGTCAACGGACTGCACCCGACCCTCCCCTGGCGCTACTACCCGCGGTCCCTCAAGGCGCTCAAGGAAGCCCTCCCGTCGGTCTCCCTCAAGGCGTTCACCGCCACCGAGATCCACCACTTCGAGACCATCTCCGGCCTGACCGCCTCCGAGATCCTCGACGAGCTGATCGACGCCGGCCTGGAGTCGCTCACCGGCGGCGGCGCCGAGATCTTCGACTGGGAGGTCCGGCAGCACATCGTCGACCACCGCACCCACTGGGAAGACTGGTCGCGCATCCACCGCCTCGCCCACGAAAAGGGCCTCAAGACCCCCTCGACGATGCTCTACGGGCACATCGAGGAGCCCCGCCACCGCGTCGACCACGTCCTGCGGCTGCGCGAACTCCAGGACGAGACCGGCGGCTTCCAGGTCTTCATCCCCCTGCGCTACCAGCACGACTTCGTCGACATGCAGGACGGCAAGGTCCGCAACCGCCTCCAGGCGCGTACGACGATGGCCAGCGGCGCCGAGGCCCTCAAGACCTTCGCCGTCTCCCGTCTCCTCTTCGACAACGTCCCGCACATCAAGTGCTTCTGGGTGATGCACGGTCTCCAGACCACCCAGCTCGCCCTCCAGCACGGCGCGGACGACATGGACGGCTCGGTCGTCGAGTACAAGATCACCCACGACGCGGACAACTACGGCACGCCCAACAAGCTCACCCGCGAGGACCTGCTGGAGCTGATCCGCGACGCGGGCTTCCGCCCCATCGAGCGCAACACCCGCTACGAGGCCATCCGCGAGTACCCGGGCCCGGACCCGGACCGCCGCGAGGCGCCGCAGCCGATGCGCCTCTGA
- a CDS encoding Lrp/AsnC family transcriptional regulator has protein sequence MDAVDRQLIQALRENGRASYAELGRLVGLSGPSVTDRINRLEAAGVITGYRATVDAASLGLGVTALVGISLSDAADHEDVARRLKDLAEIEDCWFIAGDDSYMLKVRVCDVDGLERTIRRLSGTKGVSRTRTTIVLSTKWENRVGELPEEAR, from the coding sequence ATGGACGCGGTGGATAGGCAGCTCATCCAGGCACTTCGCGAGAACGGCCGGGCCTCATACGCGGAGCTGGGCCGGCTGGTCGGCCTCTCCGGGCCCAGCGTCACCGACCGGATCAACCGCCTGGAGGCGGCCGGCGTGATCACCGGCTACCGCGCCACGGTCGACGCCGCCTCCCTCGGGCTCGGCGTCACCGCGCTGGTCGGCATCTCCCTGTCGGACGCCGCCGACCACGAGGACGTGGCGCGCCGGCTCAAGGACCTCGCCGAGATCGAGGACTGCTGGTTCATCGCCGGCGACGACTCGTACATGCTCAAGGTGCGGGTGTGCGATGTGGACGGCCTGGAGCGCACCATCCGGCGGCTGTCCGGCACCAAGGGCGTCTCCCGCACGCGCACCACGATCGTGCTCTCCACCAAGTGGGAGAACCGCGTCGGCGAACTGCCCGAAGAGGCCCGGTAG
- a CDS encoding UbiX family flavin prenyltransferase, which translates to MSNASKPDPGRRRPWVVGVSGASGTPYAASVLRGLLAAGEAVDLVVSRASRLTLLDETGIAFRDAHWRSDLREWLALGADGKPGAFAVSEADLADVRYWPAGDLAAGPSSGSYPAKGMLIVPASTACVAGVALGLSKDLLQRVASVTLKERRRLVVTVRETPLSGPTLKQLVMLDEAGAIVLPASPAFYAGATHIQDLVDFVAGRVLDAAEVPHGLYRRWEGELRGGSKEEADPS; encoded by the coding sequence ATGAGCAACGCCAGTAAGCCGGATCCCGGCCGCCGCCGTCCGTGGGTCGTGGGAGTCTCCGGCGCGTCCGGAACGCCCTATGCCGCATCCGTGCTGCGGGGGCTGCTCGCCGCGGGGGAGGCGGTGGACCTGGTCGTCAGCCGGGCCTCGCGGCTGACGCTGCTGGACGAGACCGGTATCGCGTTCCGGGATGCTCATTGGCGCAGCGACCTGCGGGAATGGCTGGCGCTCGGGGCGGACGGCAAGCCGGGGGCGTTCGCGGTGAGCGAGGCGGATCTGGCGGATGTGCGGTACTGGCCGGCCGGTGATCTGGCGGCCGGCCCGTCGTCCGGTTCGTATCCCGCCAAGGGGATGCTGATCGTCCCGGCCAGCACGGCGTGTGTGGCCGGGGTCGCGCTCGGGCTCTCGAAGGATCTGCTCCAGCGGGTGGCGAGCGTGACGCTCAAGGAGCGCCGCCGGCTGGTGGTCACGGTGCGGGAGACGCCGCTGAGCGGACCGACGCTGAAGCAGCTGGTGATGCTGGACGAGGCGGGCGCGATCGTGCTGCCCGCCTCGCCGGCGTTCTATGCGGGGGCGACGCACATCCAGGATCTGGTGGACTTCGTCGCGGGCCGGGTGCTCGATGCGGCCGAGGTGCCGCACGGGCTGTACCGGCGCTGGGAGGGGGAGCTGCGGGGAGGCTCCAAGGAGGAGGCCGACCCGTCGTAG
- a CDS encoding rhomboid family intramembrane serine protease, whose product MTARAKPVICLMLMLGWVALLWLLEGVDVLTGGALDTFGIQPRDPAELVDIVPAAFMHFGFGHLAANTLPLLVLGFIAALRSGIRRFLGVVLLVIVASGLGVWLTAAPGSNTAGASGVVFGLFGYLLVRGFIERKALDIGIGLAVGVVYGSILWGALPTTAGQISWQGHLFGLIGGVVAAFVVRQRPRAVTARTAVRPVP is encoded by the coding sequence ATGACCGCACGTGCGAAGCCCGTGATCTGCCTGATGCTGATGCTGGGCTGGGTCGCGCTCCTGTGGCTGCTGGAAGGCGTCGACGTCCTGACCGGCGGCGCGCTGGACACCTTCGGCATCCAGCCGCGCGATCCCGCCGAGCTGGTCGACATCGTCCCCGCCGCCTTCATGCACTTCGGCTTCGGGCATCTGGCCGCCAACACCCTGCCGCTGCTGGTCCTCGGCTTCATCGCCGCACTGCGCAGCGGGATACGCCGCTTTCTCGGCGTCGTCCTGCTGGTCATCGTCGCCAGCGGCCTGGGCGTCTGGCTGACGGCGGCGCCGGGCAGCAACACCGCGGGCGCCTCGGGCGTGGTCTTCGGCCTCTTCGGCTATCTCCTGGTGCGCGGTTTCATCGAGCGCAAGGCGCTGGACATCGGCATCGGCCTGGCCGTCGGCGTGGTGTACGGCTCGATCCTCTGGGGCGCCCTGCCGACGACGGCCGGCCAGATCAGCTGGCAGGGCCATCTGTTCGGGCTGATAGGCGGGGTGGTGGCCGCGTTCGTCGTGCGGCAGCGCCCGCGTGCGGTCACCGCCCGAACCGCTGTCCGACCCGTCCCGTAG
- a CDS encoding DUF4870 domain-containing protein → MSDYHQPGYGPYPGGPQQPYGAQPGWGDPSAGGGHGYQAAGPGYPAGPAYQQPGPGYGPQMSPPSKGPAMWAHLGALLTVVVGSGLCCGLGGLLGWVAPLSIRSSAKNQHDPYVRHHATQAMNFGFTQAIVVFFGVGLWFASGFTFEALSGGEKANNDGIAVPLLTVMSLMAAYAISGMVCAIIGTVKANSGQLWTYPRLIAFPMVKV, encoded by the coding sequence ATGTCCGACTACCACCAGCCCGGATACGGACCGTATCCCGGCGGTCCGCAGCAGCCGTACGGCGCCCAGCCGGGCTGGGGCGACCCCTCGGCGGGCGGCGGCCACGGCTACCAGGCGGCCGGTCCCGGCTATCCGGCGGGCCCCGCCTACCAGCAGCCCGGTCCCGGCTACGGCCCCCAGATGTCCCCGCCCTCGAAGGGCCCCGCGATGTGGGCGCATCTGGGCGCGCTGCTGACCGTCGTGGTGGGCTCCGGGCTGTGCTGCGGCCTCGGCGGCCTCCTCGGCTGGGTCGCCCCGCTGTCCATCCGCAGCAGCGCCAAGAACCAGCACGACCCCTATGTCCGCCACCACGCCACCCAGGCGATGAACTTCGGCTTCACCCAGGCCATCGTGGTGTTCTTCGGGGTGGGCCTGTGGTTCGCCAGCGGCTTCACCTTCGAGGCCCTCTCCGGTGGCGAGAAGGCGAACAACGACGGTATTGCGGTGCCGCTGCTGACGGTGATGAGCCTCATGGCCGCCTACGCCATATCCGGCATGGTCTGCGCCATCATCGGCACGGTGAAGGCCAACAGCGGCCAGCTGTGGACCTACCCGCGGCTGATCGCCTTTCCGATGGTGAAGGTCTGA
- the mqnP gene encoding menaquinone biosynthesis prenyltransferase MqnP — translation MTASAAAVPQQPGRTRAFLRLVMIEHSVFALPFAYIASLTAMFQWDRTIHWVRLLLVTVAMVGLRTFAMACNRIIDREIDARNPRTATRELVTGAVTVKSAWTGALIAVVVFLGAAALLNPLCLALAPIAVIPMVVYPYGKRFTDFPHAILGLAQAMGPVGAWIAISGSWSWDAVVLGLAVGVWIGGFDLIFGCQDVQADRAHGVKSVPARFGIPAALHGARASHVVTTALLVWYALATGAGVFFWAGLVVVAVAFLYEHTIVRPHDLSRLNRAFFTVNGFIGIALFVCALLDLLVRGLTV, via the coding sequence CGCAGCAGCCGGGCCGGACCAGGGCGTTCCTCCGCCTGGTGATGATCGAGCACTCGGTCTTCGCGCTGCCCTTCGCCTATATCGCCTCGCTCACCGCGATGTTCCAGTGGGACCGGACCATCCACTGGGTCCGGCTGCTGCTGGTCACCGTCGCCATGGTCGGCCTGCGCACCTTCGCGATGGCGTGCAACCGCATCATCGACCGCGAGATCGACGCCCGGAACCCGCGCACCGCGACCCGGGAGCTGGTCACCGGCGCGGTCACCGTGAAGTCCGCCTGGACCGGCGCGCTGATCGCCGTGGTGGTCTTCCTGGGCGCCGCGGCGCTGCTCAATCCGCTGTGCCTGGCCCTCGCGCCCATCGCGGTGATCCCGATGGTGGTCTATCCGTACGGCAAGCGCTTCACCGACTTCCCGCATGCGATCCTCGGCCTCGCCCAGGCGATGGGGCCGGTCGGCGCCTGGATCGCGATCAGCGGGAGCTGGTCGTGGGACGCGGTCGTCCTCGGGCTGGCCGTCGGCGTCTGGATCGGCGGCTTCGACCTGATCTTCGGCTGCCAGGACGTCCAGGCCGACCGCGCGCACGGCGTGAAGTCCGTGCCGGCCCGCTTCGGCATCCCGGCGGCGCTGCACGGCGCCCGCGCCAGCCATGTCGTCACCACGGCGCTGCTGGTCTGGTACGCGCTGGCCACCGGCGCCGGGGTCTTCTTCTGGGCCGGTCTGGTGGTCGTGGCCGTCGCGTTCCTCTATGAGCACACCATCGTCCGCCCGCACGATCTGTCCCGGCTCAACCGGGCCTTCTTCACGGTCAACGGATTCATCGGCATCGCGCTGTTCGTCTGCGCGCTGCTGGATCTGCTGGTGCGTGGGCTGACGGTCTGA